One window from the genome of Anaerococcus sp. Marseille-Q7828 encodes:
- a CDS encoding penicillin-binding protein 2 → MSEDKKYRASKKRKTDETFLKKIMKKEEEYRIKDSKELKVLSKSTLNKRLLFVMIFFVVLFMGLAIYLVYFQLFKANEIAKNENNRRLWINEDAIDRGDIYDSLGNLLAYDEENSDGSKTRIYNYGAISSTITGYNSKTYGKTGLEKTYNKWLLNLHDDNLSQFRKMIVNNDKGNDLHLTLNQNIQNLTYNYMSQYTGAAVVMNPKTGEILAMVSLPTFNPNSLDADWENLIANNNGPLVNRASAGLYRPGSTFKIVTTNALLDSKIDQSYEDTGSEVIQNFEITNFDNQVFGALDLRRAFMYSVNTYFAAKTNEMGKESMMNMTDKYMFNKPYEFDLEKYDSVIPYKELNQADLAMTGFGYGKTQVTPLHMAMITSTIANGGVMMKPRLVSTITDKDNNVIYENKKEILSKVTNMTNANTIRDLMVDVVNEGTAKGAYVDGIQVAGKTGTADKSNGFIDAWFVGFAPAYDPKIAVAIVVENSADTGGVTVAPIAGNLIRDIFNQVNLD, encoded by the coding sequence ATGAGTGAAGATAAAAAATACCGAGCTAGTAAAAAAAGAAAGACAGATGAAACTTTTCTAAAAAAGATAATGAAAAAAGAAGAAGAGTATAGGATCAAAGATAGCAAAGAGCTAAAAGTCCTATCAAAATCTACCCTAAACAAGAGACTTCTTTTTGTAATGATATTTTTTGTCGTCCTATTTATGGGTCTTGCCATCTATTTGGTTTATTTCCAGCTTTTTAAAGCTAATGAAATAGCAAAAAATGAAAACAATAGGAGGCTTTGGATAAATGAGGATGCCATAGATAGGGGAGATATTTATGATAGCTTAGGCAATCTTTTGGCCTATGATGAGGAAAATTCCGACGGTTCGAAAACTCGTATTTATAATTATGGGGCTATAAGCTCTACTATAACAGGTTATAATTCCAAGACTTATGGCAAAACAGGTCTTGAAAAGACCTACAACAAGTGGTTATTAAACCTTCATGATGATAATTTAAGTCAATTTAGGAAGATGATTGTAAATAACGATAAGGGCAACGATTTGCACCTTACCTTAAATCAAAATATACAAAATTTAACCTATAATTATATGAGCCAATACACTGGAGCGGCAGTGGTTATGAATCCAAAGACTGGAGAAATCCTTGCTATGGTTTCTCTACCGACTTTCAATCCAAATTCTTTAGATGCTGATTGGGAAAACCTCATAGCAAATAACAACGGGCCATTGGTCAATAGAGCTTCTGCTGGTCTTTATAGGCCAGGGTCAACCTTTAAGATTGTAACGACCAATGCTTTATTGGATTCAAAGATAGATCAGTCATACGAAGATACAGGATCTGAAGTAATACAAAATTTTGAGATAACAAACTTTGACAATCAAGTTTTTGGAGCCTTGGATTTAAGACGTGCTTTTATGTATTCTGTTAATACTTACTTTGCAGCCAAAACTAACGAGATGGGCAAAGAAAGTATGATGAATATGACAGATAAGTATATGTTTAACAAGCCTTATGAATTTGATTTGGAAAAATATGATTCTGTAATTCCATATAAAGAACTAAACCAAGCTGACCTTGCTATGACTGGCTTTGGTTATGGTAAAACTCAAGTGACTCCTCTTCACATGGCTATGATAACATCGACAATTGCCAATGGTGGAGTGATGATGAAACCTCGCTTGGTTTCAACTATTACAGATAAAGATAATAATGTAATTTATGAAAATAAGAAAGAAATCCTATCTAAGGTTACCAATATGACCAATGCAAATACTATTCGTGATTTGATGGTAGATGTAGTTAATGAAGGTACTGCCAAGGGTGCGTATGTTGACGGTATCCAAGTAGCAGGCAAAACTGGAACAGCAGATAAGTCCAATGGATTTATTGATGCTTGGTTTGTTGGTTTTGCCCCAGCCTATGACCCTAAGATTGCAGTAGCAATAGTTGTAGAAAACTCAGCTGATACTGGTGGTGTGACGGTTGCACCAATTGCTGGAAATCTGATAAGAGATATCTTTAACCAAGTTAATCTCGATTAA
- a CDS encoding FtsW/RodA/SpoVE family cell cycle protein, whose translation MNKDLVLVENEKKYTRKSAVLLLLFTILSLSLSLIYNIQNIGDTDLYTYLAILLVVILSTSLVSKITKADNILVMIVNMLFSIGVSMIYRLDPAYGKRQLQFYLVGMVLFFLTFFILKAFKFWSKISIFYVVVSIGLFMATLVFGTYIGGAKNWIVIKNIITIQPSEFIKIPLAFFIASFYSNYNQIVSKPFGRFYMEFVILVYIGFLFLQKDLGTALIFFGLMILSQFVFEKDRFLITFNIIAMILGSILAYFMFGHVRIRVATWLDPWSDINRTGYQITQALFALASGGLFGTGIGLGHPDYIPVAESDFIFSAISEEMGVFMGIAVILLFMILVYRAFKISLIQQDKFFSTLAFCIGVLFAIQAFIILGGVLKLIPLTGVTLPFISQGGSSMLSGFILLGCLQYCASDIKYGDEIDE comes from the coding sequence ATGAATAAGGACCTAGTATTAGTAGAAAACGAGAAAAAATACACAAGAAAATCAGCTGTTTTACTACTATTATTTACCATTTTATCTTTGTCCCTATCTTTGATATACAATATTCAAAACATAGGCGACACTGATTTGTATACCTACCTGGCAATCTTATTGGTAGTTATCCTATCTACGAGTTTGGTAAGTAAAATTACCAAGGCTGATAATATTTTAGTAATGATAGTAAATATGCTGTTTTCAATAGGTGTTTCAATGATATATAGGCTGGATCCTGCCTATGGTAAGAGACAATTACAATTTTACCTTGTGGGCATGGTTCTATTTTTCCTGACATTTTTTATTTTGAAAGCCTTTAAGTTTTGGTCCAAGATTTCTATATTTTATGTAGTAGTTTCTATAGGACTATTTATGGCAACCCTTGTCTTTGGTACCTATATTGGTGGGGCAAAAAACTGGATTGTTATTAAAAATATAATTACTATTCAACCATCTGAATTTATTAAGATACCACTAGCATTTTTTATTGCAAGTTTCTATAGCAATTACAACCAAATCGTTAGCAAACCTTTTGGAAGATTTTACATGGAATTTGTAATCCTTGTATACATTGGATTCCTATTCTTGCAAAAAGACTTGGGAACGGCCTTGATATTTTTTGGCCTAATGATTCTAAGCCAATTTGTCTTCGAAAAGGATAGATTTTTAATTACCTTTAATATAATAGCCATGATCTTAGGTTCTATTTTGGCTTATTTTATGTTTGGTCACGTTAGAATAAGGGTTGCAACCTGGCTTGACCCATGGTCTGATATAAATAGGACGGGCTACCAGATTACCCAAGCTCTATTTGCTTTGGCAAGTGGTGGACTTTTTGGCACAGGAATTGGCCTAGGACATCCAGATTATATACCAGTTGCAGAATCTGACTTTATTTTCTCAGCCATATCTGAAGAAATGGGAGTCTTTATGGGAATTGCTGTAATACTTTTATTTATGATTTTGGTATATAGGGCCTTTAAAATTTCCCTTATACAACAGGACAAGTTCTTTTCTACTCTTGCCTTTTGTATAGGAGTATTATTTGCTATACAGGCATTTATAATACTTGGTGGAGTACTAAAGCTAATACCTTTAACTGGTGTAACTTTGCCATTTATATCCCAAGGTGGATCATCCATGTTATCTGGTTTTATCCTACTTGGATGTCTGCAATATTGCGCATCTGACATTAAATATGGAGATGAAATAGATGAGTGA
- a CDS encoding RNA-binding protein — MPFTERTYRVIMHMTYPVAFKLDSNGFIYLTSKIRDLLTTDHEFQENDEVTGRIYSINKAIGAFVAIDNKYDSLLRMDELRGVHVEGELIEARVKEVKDDGKIELSLRQRAYLEINNDSDMILDYLIDHDGVVHLSDKSSPDKINVIFGISKSSFKRAIGRLYKNNDIKIYDNRIELVKRN; from the coding sequence ATGCCTTTTACAGAAAGAACTTATAGAGTTATCATGCATATGACTTATCCTGTTGCTTTCAAGTTAGATAGTAATGGTTTTATTTATCTAACTAGCAAAATCCGTGATTTACTTACAACTGACCACGAATTTCAAGAAAATGATGAAGTTACTGGTAGAATTTATTCTATAAATAAGGCAATCGGTGCTTTTGTTGCGATAGATAATAAGTACGATTCCTTGCTTAGAATGGATGAATTAAGAGGAGTTCACGTTGAAGGCGAACTAATCGAAGCCAGGGTAAAAGAAGTCAAAGATGATGGGAAGATTGAACTTTCCCTAAGACAAAGAGCCTATCTAGAAATTAATAACGACAGTGATATGATTTTGGATTATTTAATAGACCACGATGGTGTAGTTCATCTATCAGATAAGTCTAGCCCAGATAAGATCAATGTTATATTTGGAATAAGCAAATCATCTTTTAAAAGAGCTATAGGCAGACTTTATAAAAATAACGATATTAAGATATATGATAACAGAATTGAACTAGTAAAGAGGAACTGA
- a CDS encoding peptidylprolyl isomerase, translating into MIENKLLAEVNGKKIYEDDVFHLLAGIEDKQRFNSKEGFNILTDELVNQELILQNAKENNFDQEDEFRQRLEEVKNDMLKNYAMHKIFNEVTINDDEVLDYYNKNKDTLFSPTTYTASHILVEDENKANKILEEIENGLDFAEAAKKYSLDPSKDNGGSLGTFPKGVMVPEFQEGLDKLSIGEVSKPVKSQFGYHLIKLDDKKVNEQNFEDIKDNVRSTYEMIKRQEKYLELVNDLYKKSEVKKYY; encoded by the coding sequence ATGATCGAAAATAAATTATTGGCAGAAGTAAATGGTAAAAAAATATACGAAGATGATGTATTTCATCTTTTAGCTGGCATAGAAGATAAGCAAAGATTTAATTCCAAAGAAGGATTTAATATATTGACTGATGAACTTGTTAACCAAGAACTTATACTTCAAAACGCCAAAGAAAATAATTTTGACCAAGAAGACGAATTTAGGCAAAGACTCGAAGAAGTCAAAAATGATATGCTAAAAAACTATGCTATGCATAAGATTTTTAATGAAGTGACTATAAATGACGATGAAGTCCTTGATTATTACAATAAAAACAAGGATACCTTATTTAGTCCGACAACCTATACCGCATCTCATATTTTAGTAGAAGATGAAAATAAAGCTAATAAAATACTAGAAGAGATAGAAAATGGTCTAGACTTTGCAGAGGCAGCAAAAAAATATTCCCTAGACCCATCAAAGGATAACGGTGGATCCTTAGGAACATTTCCAAAAGGAGTTATGGTCCCTGAATTCCAAGAGGGACTTGATAAACTATCAATAGGAGAAGTATCTAAACCAGTCAAATCTCAATTTGGCTACCATCTTATAAAACTTGATGATAAAAAAGTAAATGAACAAAACTTTGAAGACATTAAAGACAATGTTAGATCTACCTATGAAATGATAAAAAGACAGGAAAAATATTTAGAACTAGTAAATGATCTTTATAAAAAATCTGAGGTCAAAAAATACTATTAG
- a CDS encoding RluA family pseudouridine synthase, whose protein sequence is MNYISFKINEDIKVKKFLVKNGFSKRAITDIVKTGYIIDDINTSNNQDLKEGDLLKIPIEDEKLDYDPIEGKLNIVYEDCDILVVDKAANLTVNSKGQESLANHLAYYFQDNNIKSKIRLVNRLDMNTSGLLMVAKNPYAFAYYQKQIEDNNFFKYYLAVVEGNVKIDKTIKTKLSYNENMKRYDVGSEGKLAISHFKTIDYDQKNNVSYIRADIRTGKTHQIRSQLSYLGHPIIGDKLYGSNIEMDRFLLHCYEIKFKRFIDRKLIDLNSKPSLVNI, encoded by the coding sequence ATGAATTACATTAGTTTTAAAATAAACGAAGATATAAAAGTTAAAAAGTTTTTAGTAAAAAATGGATTTTCAAAAAGAGCAATTACAGACATAGTAAAGACTGGATATATAATTGACGACATTAATACTAGTAATAATCAAGATTTAAAAGAAGGAGATTTATTGAAAATCCCGATAGAAGATGAAAAATTGGACTATGATCCCATAGAAGGCAAGTTAAATATAGTTTATGAAGATTGTGATATATTGGTAGTTGACAAGGCAGCTAATCTTACTGTAAATTCCAAGGGACAAGAGTCTTTAGCAAACCACCTAGCCTACTACTTTCAAGATAACAATATAAAATCAAAGATAAGACTTGTAAATAGACTTGATATGAACACTTCAGGTTTATTAATGGTTGCCAAAAATCCATACGCCTTTGCCTACTATCAAAAACAAATCGAAGACAATAATTTTTTTAAATATTACCTAGCAGTCGTGGAGGGAAATGTAAAAATTGATAAAACTATCAAAACAAAACTTTCTTATAATGAGAATATGAAAAGATATGATGTAGGTAGCGAGGGCAAACTTGCTATAAGCCACTTTAAGACGATAGATTATGATCAAAAAAATAATGTCAGCTATATTAGGGCGGATATAAGGACAGGTAAAACACACCAGATAAGGTCACAACTATCATATTTGGGCCATCCTATAATAGGCGATAAGTTATACGGTTCAAATATAGAAATGGATAGGTTTTTGCTACATTGTTATGAGATAAAATTTAAAAGATTTATTGACCGAAAGTTGATAGATTTAAACTCTAAGCCATCTTTAGTCAATATTTAG
- a CDS encoding YitT family protein — protein MKKNISIFVGSLLLGAGLYFFLLVHDISAGGVSGLSLVFSNLFNVDLGIINFILNALVLVLGGIFVSVDFAKKSLLSAVTVSIEIILFERFLPDFSLSSDALLNTLCGPIVLATGLGLIFYNGGSSGGTDVIATIINKYTSVPIHISLFFADFTVVVLSAFVIGIEKSMYATLAIIIQSIALDNAIQGLGRKIAVYVISDKYEEINEILIKKHNRGVTLLHAEGGYTGREKKLILTVSTFRRYPLIKEDILKVDDRAFIFTNTISEVLGEGFTLKQLN, from the coding sequence ATGAAAAAGAATATATCGATTTTTGTAGGATCTTTACTCCTAGGTGCAGGCCTATATTTTTTCTTGTTAGTCCATGATATTTCAGCTGGTGGAGTATCTGGTCTATCACTTGTATTTTCAAACCTGTTTAATGTTGACCTAGGCATAATAAACTTTATATTAAATGCCCTTGTATTGGTTTTGGGTGGCATATTTGTAAGCGTAGATTTTGCAAAAAAATCTCTTCTATCTGCTGTAACTGTATCAATAGAGATAATTTTATTTGAAAGATTTCTACCTGATTTTAGCCTTTCTAGTGATGCGCTATTAAACACTTTGTGTGGACCTATAGTTCTTGCGACTGGTCTTGGACTTATTTTTTACAATGGCGGCTCATCAGGTGGAACAGATGTTATAGCAACTATTATTAATAAATATACAAGTGTTCCTATACATATTTCTTTGTTCTTCGCCGATTTTACAGTAGTAGTATTATCAGCATTTGTAATAGGCATAGAAAAATCCATGTATGCTACACTTGCCATTATTATCCAATCCATTGCTCTAGATAATGCTATACAAGGTCTTGGAAGGAAGATTGCTGTATATGTTATTAGCGATAAGTATGAAGAAATCAATGAAATACTTATTAAAAAGCACAATAGAGGAGTGACTCTACTCCATGCCGAAGGTGGTTATACAGGTAGAGAAAAGAAGCTTATCCTAACAGTTTCTACCTTTAGAAGATATCCACTCATCAAAGAAGATATATTAAAGGTTGATGATAGGGCCTTCATATTCACAAATACTATATCTGAAGTGCTTGGTGAAGGATTTACCTTAAAACAATTGAATTAG
- a CDS encoding LacI family DNA-binding transcriptional regulator, with product MGQPTIKDVAKLAGVSISTVSRVMNNSKPVSPEAKQKVLDAINKLDFKPNELARSLVMRKSNLIGVIVQDIGIEYMAQLIRGIEEIGRLYKYDMLLTSSYGQEEQINNSIDFLATKQVEGLVIIAEDVSDETLLKLRETRIPFILLDKYHSFKTLHTVRINYETEQYRLVKHLFESGHKNVLFLNDSADNILNHAKKSGYEKACSELGKNIYYLECNGKTSNDGYEIGKEAIALCKENDISAVACCSDELAIGFIDYCTDNSINVPNDLSVAGFGDGSIASIYRPNLTTMAIPYYDIGAIAIRALIKRIRQEDDILTEDWIIDANLKLRESTKSLS from the coding sequence ATGGGTCAACCAACAATAAAAGATGTAGCAAAATTGGCTGGAGTATCTATATCTACAGTATCTAGGGTAATGAATAATTCAAAGCCAGTAAGCCCTGAAGCCAAACAAAAAGTACTTGATGCTATCAATAAGCTTGACTTTAAACCAAATGAACTTGCAAGATCTCTTGTAATGAGAAAATCAAACTTAATTGGTGTTATAGTTCAAGATATTGGTATAGAATACATGGCTCAGCTTATAAGAGGTATTGAAGAAATAGGTAGACTCTATAAGTACGATATGCTACTAACTTCTTCTTATGGACAAGAAGAACAAATAAATAATTCTATCGATTTTTTAGCTACTAAGCAAGTAGAAGGCTTAGTAATCATAGCAGAAGACGTAAGTGATGAGACACTTCTAAAACTTAGAGAAACAAGAATTCCATTTATACTATTAGATAAGTACCATTCATTTAAAACGCTACATACAGTAAGAATTAACTATGAAACAGAGCAATATAGACTAGTTAAGCATCTATTCGAGTCAGGCCATAAAAATGTATTATTTTTAAATGATAGTGCTGATAACATCTTAAATCACGCCAAAAAATCTGGATACGAGAAAGCTTGTAGCGAGCTTGGCAAAAACATTTATTATTTAGAATGTAATGGCAAGACAAGTAATGATGGATACGAGATCGGTAAAGAGGCCATTGCTCTTTGCAAAGAAAATGATATCAGCGCAGTGGCTTGTTGTTCTGATGAGCTTGCTATAGGTTTTATAGATTACTGTACTGACAATTCAATCAATGTACCTAATGACCTGTCTGTAGCAGGATTTGGAGATGGATCAATAGCAAGTATTTATAGGCCAAATCTAACAACTATGGCTATCCCGTACTATGATATTGGTGCAATAGCAATAAGAGCTTTGATAAAGAGAATTCGTCAAGAAGATGATATCTTAACTGAGGATTGGATCATTGATGCAAACCTTAAATTAAGAGAATCAACCAAGTCTTTAAGTTGA
- a CDS encoding HPr family phosphocarrier protein, with protein sequence MAERKVVVTNETGLHARPAATLVQFVKNYPGEVKIIKDGKEANAKSIFNVMSLGIAKGTEITLIAEGEDEEKFVDELVDFIENLSE encoded by the coding sequence ATGGCAGAAAGAAAAGTCGTTGTAACAAACGAAACAGGTTTACACGCTAGACCAGCAGCAACTTTAGTTCAATTTGTTAAAAACTATCCTGGTGAAGTTAAAATTATAAAAGACGGTAAAGAAGCTAATGCAAAATCAATCTTCAACGTTATGAGCCTTGGAATTGCAAAAGGTACAGAAATCACCCTAATTGCAGAAGGTGAAGATGAAGAAAAATTTGTTGATGAATTAGTAGATTTTATAGAAAACTTATCAGAATAA
- a CDS encoding YtxH domain-containing protein yields MSIADYIEDKARAKQREIKYEIWKAKNHDSRMRTQGALLGALVGVTAGILLAPKSGKETREDISDAFDETVKTVKETTNDLVDSAADMVDNAKDSYEDMKYRAYTDLEPVREGFDHGKEIARQTGKQLAETAENVKDNVAEGAEEVGKIISNTATDVASDVKEGAKEAAEVTSEKHEENVKEANKAKEEVKDSVDKTADLAKDKAEETKNADKKVKVEIEKKNKKN; encoded by the coding sequence ATGTCAATAGCAGATTATATTGAAGACAAAGCACGCGCTAAACAAAGAGAAATAAAATACGAGATTTGGAAAGCTAAAAACCACGACAGTAGAATGAGAACCCAAGGTGCTCTACTTGGAGCATTAGTTGGTGTTACAGCTGGTATATTATTAGCACCAAAATCTGGCAAGGAAACTAGAGAAGACATCAGTGATGCATTTGATGAAACTGTTAAAACTGTAAAAGAAACTACAAATGATTTAGTAGATAGTGCAGCTGATATGGTTGATAATGCTAAAGATTCTTATGAAGATATGAAATATAGAGCATATACAGACCTTGAACCAGTTAGAGAAGGTTTTGACCATGGCAAAGAAATTGCTAGACAAACTGGTAAACAATTAGCTGAAACAGCTGAAAATGTAAAAGACAATGTTGCAGAAGGTGCAGAAGAAGTAGGAAAGATTATTTCTAATACTGCTACAGATGTTGCTAGCGATGTTAAAGAAGGAGCTAAAGAAGCTGCTGAAGTAACAAGTGAAAAACACGAAGAAAACGTAAAAGAAGCTAACAAAGCAAAAGAAGAAGTAAAAGACAGCGTTGATAAAACAGCTGATCTTGCAAAAGATAAAGCAGAAGAAACTAAAAACGCTGATAAAAAAGTAAAAGTTGAGATAGAGAAGAAAAATAAAAAGAACTAG
- the ptsP gene encoding phosphoenolpyruvate--protein phosphotransferase, whose protein sequence is MNTKYEGIKASSGLAIGTIYLFNRQEVAIDKSKISENMVEEEKTRIQNALDSYLEELSDTNGANEAQINIANAHKELLQDPYFSDTIESKIANELKNSELALNETINEMVEIMSQIDDEYLKERASDYKDIGYQLMYKLKGIKPKDLSLIEPNSIIISKELTPSDTSNMNKDNVVGFATDLGGKTSHTSIIAQTLDMPALVGMKDISTKIKGGEKAIIDGNEGFIIIDPSDELVSEYESKIKEQKEKKERLSLIKDKEAVTKDDRHVEVSANIGNIEDLKIAIENGCDGVGLFRTEFLYMENDHFPTEEEQFAVYKEATEMLGEKPLIIRTLDIGGDKGLDYFEFPVEDNPFLGYRAIRLCLDREDIFITQLKALVRASAYGNLKIMIPMVISVAEIKRSLELIEQIKEEFDKEGIAYNKDLDVGIMVETPASVFMADKLIKYVDFFSIGTNDLSQYTLAVDRGNEFISDLYSNYNPAVLRAIRHVIDTSHKAGKWTGMCGQFASDTFATELLLGLGLDEFSSASAKVAEIKDIIINSSFKECEDFSNRILDLEGPEEVEEEINKYK, encoded by the coding sequence ATGAATACCAAATACGAAGGAATCAAAGCTTCTAGTGGACTTGCTATAGGTACAATCTACCTTTTTAATAGGCAAGAAGTAGCTATCGACAAATCTAAAATAAGTGAAAATATGGTTGAAGAAGAAAAAACTAGAATTCAAAACGCATTAGACTCTTACCTAGAAGAACTTAGTGATACAAATGGGGCAAATGAAGCGCAAATAAATATTGCTAATGCTCACAAAGAATTATTACAAGACCCATATTTCTCAGATACAATAGAAAGTAAAATTGCCAATGAATTAAAGAATTCTGAACTTGCTCTAAATGAAACCATTAATGAAATGGTAGAAATTATGAGCCAAATTGATGATGAATACCTAAAAGAGAGAGCGAGCGATTACAAAGATATAGGATATCAATTGATGTATAAATTAAAGGGAATCAAGCCAAAAGATTTATCTCTAATTGAGCCAAATTCTATAATAATTTCCAAAGAATTAACTCCATCTGATACTTCAAATATGAATAAGGATAATGTAGTTGGATTTGCTACAGATCTAGGTGGAAAAACAAGCCATACATCAATCATAGCCCAAACTTTAGATATGCCAGCCTTAGTTGGTATGAAAGATATTTCAACAAAGATTAAGGGTGGAGAAAAAGCTATTATAGATGGAAATGAAGGTTTTATAATTATTGATCCATCTGATGAATTAGTCTCCGAATATGAATCAAAAATCAAAGAACAAAAAGAAAAGAAAGAAAGACTTTCTTTGATAAAAGATAAAGAGGCAGTAACAAAAGATGATCGTCATGTAGAAGTATCTGCAAATATTGGCAATATTGAAGATCTTAAAATTGCCATTGAGAATGGCTGTGATGGGGTAGGATTATTTAGAACTGAATTCTTATATATGGAAAATGATCACTTCCCAACAGAAGAAGAGCAATTTGCTGTATACAAAGAAGCTACAGAAATGTTAGGAGAAAAACCTCTTATAATCAGAACTCTAGATATAGGTGGAGATAAAGGATTAGATTACTTTGAATTTCCTGTAGAAGACAACCCATTTTTAGGCTACAGAGCAATAAGACTATGCTTAGATAGGGAAGATATATTTATAACCCAATTAAAGGCACTAGTTCGTGCATCTGCCTATGGTAATCTAAAAATAATGATTCCAATGGTTATTAGTGTGGCTGAAATCAAGAGAAGTTTGGAATTAATAGAGCAAATCAAAGAAGAATTCGACAAAGAAGGCATTGCCTATAACAAAGACCTTGATGTTGGAATAATGGTTGAAACACCAGCTTCTGTATTTATGGCAGATAAGCTAATAAAATATGTAGACTTCTTCTCAATAGGAACAAATGACCTATCACAATACACCCTAGCTGTAGATAGAGGCAATGAATTTATTTCTGACCTATATTCTAACTATAACCCTGCCGTATTAAGAGCTATTAGACACGTTATAGATACTTCTCACAAGGCCGGCAAATGGACAGGTATGTGTGGACAGTTCGCATCCGATACATTTGCAACTGAACTATTACTAGGCCTAGGTCTAGATGAGTTCTCATCAGCGTCAGCAAAAGTAGCAGAAATTAAGGATATCATAATTAACTCATCTTTTAAAGAGTGCGAAGACTTTTCAAATAGGATCTTAGATCTAGAAGGCCCAGAAGAAGTGGAAGAAGAAATTAATAAATATAAATAA
- a CDS encoding NAD(+)/NADH kinase, with amino-acid sequence MTNVINIFRNKSKFSKSVFFKTKDILEDYGFEVSSNFNTDAILNLVIGGDGTFLKAVHDTNFTNIPFIGINTGHLGFYQEVEVDEIENFVKAFKDGNYKVEELTILESQVNKKRMDSLNEVVVKSNKNQIVRLKVFIDGNFVENFQGDGLIIATPHGSTAYNLSCGGSILHQSLKGYSLTPIAPIFSNLNNAIISPVVLPEDATIDILVSKRDNYHTVFIFDGKEYNTRDYKISIRVSNKTIKKLILDKNHYWTNIKNKLL; translated from the coding sequence ATGACAAATGTTATTAATATTTTTAGAAATAAATCAAAATTTAGCAAGAGTGTATTTTTTAAAACTAAGGACATATTAGAAGATTATGGCTTTGAGGTTTCTAGCAACTTTAATACTGATGCTATCTTAAACCTAGTTATTGGTGGTGACGGCACATTTCTTAAGGCAGTACATGATACAAACTTTACCAACATCCCATTTATCGGCATAAATACCGGACATCTTGGCTTCTACCAAGAGGTTGAAGTCGATGAGATTGAAAATTTTGTTAAGGCCTTTAAAGATGGCAATTACAAGGTGGAAGAACTTACCATTCTGGAGTCACAAGTTAACAAAAAACGCATGGATTCACTAAATGAAGTCGTTGTTAAGTCAAATAAAAATCAAATAGTTAGGCTCAAAGTTTTTATCGATGGCAACTTTGTGGAAAATTTCCAAGGTGATGGCCTGATTATCGCTACTCCTCACGGTTCTACTGCCTACAACTTATCTTGTGGTGGATCTATCTTGCACCAATCTTTGAAGGGCTATTCACTAACCCCAATTGCGCCTATTTTTTCAAATTTGAATAACGCAATTATTTCTCCAGTCGTCCTTCCAGAAGACGCAACTATAGACATTTTAGTTTCAAAAAGGGACAATTACCACACTGTCTTTATTTTTGATGGCAAAGAATACAACACTAGAGACTATAAGATTAGTATCAGAGTTTCAAATAAGACAATAAAAAAACTTATTCTAGATAAAAATCACTATTGGACTAATATCAAGAATAAGCTTTTATAA